Within Cellulophaga sp. L1A9, the genomic segment TTCTAAAATCTTAGAATTGCCGATAGCATTGGACCAAGTTTTAATTGATTGATTGACTACTCCTGGATAAGTTTTAACCTTAAAGCTAGCTAAGTAATCATAAGGTTTTAAAAATAGATACCAACCTAAAAAACACAAGCCAACTATTAAAAGGGCAAATAAAAATTTTTTCATTTTACTGGTTTAGAATCTATTGAATTCTTCATTTTCAATTTAGACACCACAAACGCCCCGAGATCTCTCCCCTGCTTTACGCCTACTTCAACTGCTGCTCGATAATGAATACCCCCATACATTCTACTTATTGCAGCTTCATCTGCAGCAATATTAAAAGATGAAAATGTTCTTATTGGTAATCCAAAAGTAGTCTCCGTGTCATCATCAAATGAAAAATTATCTCCGAAAATATCCGTTAGAACTGTTGACGCTGCCCCAGAAACTACTGAATGACCACTTGTATATTCTGGAAAAGGAGGCGTTTGAAGTACAGGTTTCCAATTTTCATCTATATATTGATTGATTACTGTTTCCGGACGAATAAGATTACTTCTGTATTTTTCATCCCAACAACTAATAAAAGCATCTGCAATTGCCATAGATGTTTTTGTGTAAGCATAAACAGTATCGTCAAAATCATAATTCATCTTTCTTGATGCAATTTTAGTAATACCAATCCAGTGTGCGCCAGGAGTTATTTTTTTTGTTGCAAACATTAAATGTCCTTTAGTTACAGAAACATATGGATTACAATCCCAAAACTGTGCAATTTCAACTTCATTGGAAGCATCTCCCTTTTTTGCCATCTCTAAAGAAATATCATATACTTCTTTAACTTCCATATAAAAATCAGAATTTTCTTCTAAAGAAAAAGCCGGAGGTGGCACTGGTTTAAATTGGTCTGGCGTATTAAGTGCAAAAGCTCTAATTTTACTCCAATGGGGTTCAATACCATCCATATACGCTGGTGGGGTAGGTTGCCAACGTGTAGCGTCATCAGTATCAACCGTAAATTTAGGCATCGTTCTGGTTTGCTTATAATTATCATTATCCATCCACAAAGCTATATGTTCAGCAACTAACAAGCCGTAATCTTTAGAGTCTTCAAAAATTGTTTTATTGCTATTTTCCCAATCGCTATAAAGACTATCCCTATGGGCATTTATTTTATTTTCAGAAAAAACAAGCCTCCTGCTTAAATCTATATGCGCAATAAGAGCAGCCATTTGGTAATTGATAACTACCCCACTTATTGGCCTAGGAATCTCTTTTAAATCATTTATTTGACCTGCTAAAGAATTATATTTATCATTATGTAGGGCTATAATTTCATAGGCCGCTATATTAGGATAAGCAAATATCCTACTTGCCACTGGAGGTGAAAAAATATCATGAATCATAATCTCAGTCACTTTATCAACTGACTCATGCAATTCATTTGGACTTACTACAATAATTTTCTCCTCTGTACAAGAAGCTAACACAACCGTAGCTAATAAAATACTTATAAATTTTGTTTTCATAGTCAATTCCTTATTTCTTAGGTAATTTATAAACTTGTGCCTTTCCATTATTCATTGTTGCTAACAGATAGGATTTACTTTTTAATTTTATAATATTTAAATGTCTTACAGATTTTAACCCAAATTGAAGACCTAAAACTTCACCCATTAAAATAGTATCCTCACTTTTTATCAAAGCTCCTGAAAATGAGTCAAATCTTCCATGAAATGGTTTCACTCCAAAATAATTTCCTCCAACTAGTACTTCTTCCTTCCCATCATTATCAAAATCAAAACATAAGAACGACTTCAATGGAGCAACTTGCAAAGTTTTAGGAAATGCAACAAACTCATATGTACCATTATTATTTTTTAGGTAACCAGATTGTAATTCATTCAACTCAAATAATTTTGCCTTATTTAAAGTTTTCACTTCAATAACCTCTTCAATTGTCTTACCTGCAAATGATTTGTAATCACTGAATTTTTTTCTTAATGAAACCATTTGTCCAGAAAGTTGCGCCAAATCATCTATTGGATAATATTTTCCTTTCTTTTCGATAGCAATGATTGTTTCTGTACTACCATCAGCATCAAAATCTGAATAATACATCTTTAAAGGATACTTATTTGATGCTTTGAATTTTGAATTAGTACCCCAATTACCTAAAAGATAATCTGTATCTCCATCTTGGTCGATATCAAAAGGAATAATACATTGCCACAATCCTTTTAAATTTTCAACACCAATTTTCGCTTGTTTTAACGTTCCATTATTATTTTTAAAAAATTTTGGAGACATCCACTCACCAACTACTAAAAGATCTTTTACACCATCACTATCAAAATCTTCCCAAATTGCATCGGTTACCATACCAATATCAATAAATGTATTGTCTTGAATAACTTTGAAGACACCATTCTTATTTTCTAAGAGATAAGATGGCGGTATCTTTCCAAAATCATTAGAGGTTGCATTATTACCTACAAAAAGGTCTATATCACCATCATTATCAAAATCATTTTCCCTTATAATTGAAGCATTTTCAAAATATTCTGGAAATGGTATTGGCTTAAAAAATGTGTCAGATTTAATATAATAACTATCTAACAAAGGTTTCATTTGATTATAAAAATCGGCCCCGCCTGAACCAAATACAACATCATTGTCTCCATCGGTATTAAAATCTGCGATAACCACTGAAACGTCTTCTTTTATGGAATCTTTAGCTAAAGAAGGTAATTTTATTTCTGTATAGCTACTATCGTTTTGAATATAAAATTTAGGTGGGAAATATTTTGACCCACCAAATAAGATATCTTCTTTTCCATCATTATTTAGATCTCCTAATGCAACTGCAGGACCACGGTCAGAAATCTGATATGGAATTAACTTTTGTCTATTAAAATCAATGTAATTATCTTCTATATGAGTAAAGTCTACTCCAAGATTATTATGGGTTAATTCAAATATTTTTTCAGCTTTAGGCTGAAGACTTTTATAGTCAAAAGGCTTATTGTTTTCAGGTTTAATAAGCAAAGTTTGGTTCGTTACTATATTTTTTAATACTTGAAAAGTTTTATTTGGCCATACAATTTTGATTGAATCTACCACCTTACCATTACCAAATCCAAAATGTACGATTGGTTCAGAAGATGCTTGAAAACCTCTAACAGTGTACAATTCTTTATATTGTAAATCACCATTAACATACGCAAAAACCTTAGTCCCAATACCAAAATGATTCTTAGACTCGTATTGGAATTTTATTTTAAGATAGCTGGCGT encodes:
- a CDS encoding VCBS repeat-containing protein codes for the protein MNNYLVLLICFFFLISCGREGRELFENPTAEDTGVLFENILLEKNDQNILDYLYFYNGGGVAVGDINNDELPDIFFSGNQVKNQLYLNKGGLKFENISEQAGVSGNSTWNTGSVMGDVNGDGLLDIYVCAVVGINGFNGHNELYINNGDKTFTERAAEYGLDYDSYSSSAAFLDYDLDGDLDMYLLNHAIHTQESYGKANLRYKRNYQTGDKLLRNDNGIFIDVSEEAGIFGGPNGYGLGVSIADFNQDGYPDIYIGNDFHEDDYYYLNNGNGTFSERLKKYFGHTSRFSMGNDVSDINHDGWPDLISLDMLPEDEKVLKSSLGDDNIQSQNLRIEHLGYHYQFTRNMLQVNQKNGVFVEAALMNGVAATDWSWSALFADYNQDGEQDLFISNGIPKRPNDLDYINFVSDEQIRKKISDTKLVDQQALDMMPSGAIHNYIFKGSKENDFIDKSGKWIVNDTLKSGATAFGDFDNDGDLDIVTNNINDKAMLYINKTNDNASYLKIKFQYESKNHFGIGTKVFAYVNGDLQYKELYTVRGFQASSEPIVHFGFGNGKVVDSIKIVWPNKTFQVLKNIVTNQTLLIKPENNKPFDYKSLQPKAEKIFELTHNNLGVDFTHIEDNYIDFNRQKLIPYQISDRGPAVALGDLNNDGKEDILFGGSKYFPPKFYIQNDSSYTEIKLPSLAKDSIKEDVSVVIADFNTDGDNDVVFGSGGADFYNQMKPLLDSYYIKSDTFFKPIPFPEYFENASIIRENDFDNDGDIDLFVGNNATSNDFGKIPPSYLLENKNGVFKVIQDNTFIDIGMVTDAIWEDFDSDGVKDLLVVGEWMSPKFFKNNNGTLKQAKIGVENLKGLWQCIIPFDIDQDGDTDYLLGNWGTNSKFKASNKYPLKMYYSDFDADGSTETIIAIEKKGKYYPIDDLAQLSGQMVSLRKKFSDYKSFAGKTIEEVIEVKTLNKAKLFELNELQSGYLKNNNGTYEFVAFPKTLQVAPLKSFLCFDFDNDGKEEVLVGGNYFGVKPFHGRFDSFSGALIKSEDTILMGEVLGLQFGLKSVRHLNIIKLKSKSYLLATMNNGKAQVYKLPKK
- a CDS encoding vanadium-dependent haloperoxidase; this encodes MKTKFISILLATVVLASCTEEKIIVVSPNELHESVDKVTEIMIHDIFSPPVASRIFAYPNIAAYEIIALHNDKYNSLAGQINDLKEIPRPISGVVINYQMAALIAHIDLSRRLVFSENKINAHRDSLYSDWENSNKTIFEDSKDYGLLVAEHIALWMDNDNYKQTRTMPKFTVDTDDATRWQPTPPAYMDGIEPHWSKIRAFALNTPDQFKPVPPPAFSLEENSDFYMEVKEVYDISLEMAKKGDASNEVEIAQFWDCNPYVSVTKGHLMFATKKITPGAHWIGITKIASRKMNYDFDDTVYAYTKTSMAIADAFISCWDEKYRSNLIRPETVINQYIDENWKPVLQTPPFPEYTSGHSVVSGAASTVLTDIFGDNFSFDDDTETTFGLPIRTFSSFNIAADEAAISRMYGGIHYRAAVEVGVKQGRDLGAFVVSKLKMKNSIDSKPVK